A single Oncorhynchus kisutch isolate 150728-3 linkage group LG19, Okis_V2, whole genome shotgun sequence DNA region contains:
- the LOC109864748 gene encoding EGF-containing fibulin-like extracellular matrix protein 2 gives MRGVCVSILCVSVILRSAISQPPTESDTYTECTDGYQWDSQTQHCKDINECETIPEACKGEMKCFNHYGGYLCLPRSASVIPAQDPPSQPGTNLESTAREPFNPCPLGYEPQGDSCVDVNECERDEHDCQPSQQCINTPGAFTCQCPDGYRKVGTECIDIDECRYRYCQHRCVNVPGSFSCQCEPGFQLAGNNRSCIDVNECDMGAPCQQRCYNTYGTFLCRCDQGYELGPDGFACNDIDECSYSSYLCQFQCVNEPGKFSCQCPEGYQLLGTRLCQDINECETGEHQCTTGQTCVNIHGAYQCVDTNLCQDPYIQITDNRCVCPVTKPACRDLPFSIVHRYMSITSERSVPSDIFQIQATSVYPGAYNTFRIRSGDDNGDFYIRQINNISAMLVLARAVTGPLEYTLDLEMVSVNPLLSYQTSSALRLSIYVGPHAF, from the exons GAATGCACAGATGGGTATCAATGGGACTCCCAGACTCAGCACTGCAAAG ACATAAACGAGTGTGAGACCATTCCGGAGGCCTGTAAGGGTGAGATGAAGTGCTTCAACCACTACGGGGGCTACCTGTGCCTCCCCCGCTCTGCCTCAGTCATCCCAGCCCAGGACCCCCCCAGCCAGCCTGGGACCAACCTGGAGAGCACTGCCAGAGAGCCCTTCAACCCCTGTCCTCTGGGCTACGAACCCCAGGGAGACAGCTGTGTGG ATGTGAATGAGTGTGAGAGAGATGAACACGACTGCCAGCCCAGCCAGCAGTGCATCAACACACCTGGAGCCTTCACCTGCCAGTGTCCTGATGGTTACCGCAAGGTTGGCACCGAGTGCATTG ATATTGATGAGTGCAGGTACAGGTACTGTCAGCATCGCTGTGTCAACGTCCCCGGCTCCTTCTCCTGTCAGTGTGAACCAGGCTTCCAGCTGGCCGGCAACAACCGCTCCTGTATTG ATGTGAATGAGTGTGACATGGGCGCCCCCTGTCAGCAGAGGTGTTATAACACCTACGGTACCTTCCTCTGTCGCTGTGACCAGGGCTACGAGTTGGGGCCTGACGGCTTCGCCTGCAATG ACATAGACGAGTGCAGCTACTCCAGTTACCTGTGCCAGTTCCAGTGTGTCAATGAACCCGGGAAGTTCTCCTGTCAGTGCCCAGAAGGCTACCAGCTGCTGGGCACCCGACTATGCCAGG ATATAAATGAGTGTGAGACCGGAGAGCACCAGTGTACTACAGGACAGACCTGTGTGAATATCCACGGTGCCTATCAGTGTGTGGACACCAACCTCTGTCAGGACCCTTACATCCAAATAACTGACAA TCGTTGTGTTTGTCCTGTGACCAAGCCAGCCTGTCGAGACCTACCCTTCTCTATCGTCCACCGCTACATGAGCATCACGTCGGAACGCTCCGTCCCCTCAGACATCTTTCAGATCCAGGCCACCAGCGTCTACCCCGGAGCCTACAACACCTTCCGTATCCGCTCTGGAGACGACAACGGAGACTTCTACATCAGA CAAATCAACAACATCAGCGCCATGTTGGTTTTAGCCCGGGCCgtgacaggacccctggagtacACATTGGACCTGGAGATGGTGTCAGTCAATCCCCTCCTGAGCTACCAGACCAGTTCGGCCCTGCGACTGTCCATCTACGTAGGGCCTCATGCCTTctag